From Mobula hypostoma chromosome 8, sMobHyp1.1, whole genome shotgun sequence, the proteins below share one genomic window:
- the LOC134350259 gene encoding protein phosphatase 1 regulatory subunit 3C-like has translation MPVDFARKLCLNHSPPFHSFLSHQDFRGVNKSRLKPLRSCLNLRNAECLDKEGWKVCPPSSVEKKKVVFADTKGFSLTAVQMFSELEDDLSDLQFELSDLADCDPQPTKNEKLSLDFHLPTEDYLSFRSRLQENFVCLEDCVIHEKFISGTVKVKNLDYDKKVMIRITFDSWKSFQDIECIYLSNAYGCVDTDTFCFQIHLPERLQALSKIEFCVCFKCGQDTFWDNNNKENYRIVGGGGQSAGGKTHYSQESSYYDIRGKAQEVDFEQFGSPRLADSIFSQWQSWGRFDGGPFW, from the coding sequence ATGCCTGTCGATTTTGCCAGGAAGCTCTGCCTTAATCACTCCCCTCCCTTTCACAGTTTCTTGAGCCACCAGGACTTCAGAGGAGTCAACAAATCCAGACTGAAGCCTCTGCGCTCGTGCCTGAATCTTCGTAATGCAGAATGCCTGGACAAGGAGGGATGGAAAGTTTGCCCCCCTAGTAGTGTTGAGAAAAAGAAGGTAGTTTTCGCTGATACGAAGGGTTTTTCACTCACTGCTGTTCAAATGTTCTCGGAGCTTGAGGATGATTTGTCAGACCTTCAGTTTGAGCTCTCTGACCTCGCAGATTGTGATCCACAACCTACCAAGAATGAGAAGCTGTCTTTAGACTTTCACCTCCCCACTGAAGATTATTTAAGCTTCCGTTCTCGATTGCAAGAAAACTTTGTCTGCCTTGAAGACTGTGTGATCCATGAGAAGTTCATTTCTGGAACAGTCAAAGTTAAGAATCTTGACTATGACAAAAAAGTTATGATTAGAATCACCTTTGATTCCTGGAAAAGCTTCCAAGACATTGAATGCATTTACCTGAGCAATGCATATGGCTGTGTAGACACAGACACCTTCTGCTTTCAGATCCACCTGCCAGAAAGACTCCAAGCTCTCTCAAAGATTGAGTTCTGTGTATGTTTCAAATGTGGCCAAGATACCTTCTGGGACAACAATAATAAAGAGAACTATAGAATTGTTGGTGGAGGTGGGCAGTCAGCTGGTGGAAAAACTCACTATTCCCAGGAATCATCTTATTATGACATTCGGGGGAAAGCACAAGAAGTAGATTTTGAACAGTTTGGCAGTCCCCGATTGGCTGACTCGATATTCTCCCAGTGGCAGAGCTGGGGTAGGTTTGACGGTGGTCCCTTCTGGTGA